In Plasmodium relictum strain SGS1 genome assembly, chromosome: 7, the genomic stretch ttcctttttaaaaaatttgtaatagtattataattaaatgattttatttttccttttctttttttttctatactgtttttttttgacatatttatattagtCCTATTATggaaaaaaatagtataacCACTATTTAAAGAAtggtaataaaaaaaaaaaaaaaatttatttacattttctttatcaacaataaatatatcactaaaagtaaaaaaatgtGCATAGCATTTTATTATAGATGATAGGAAATTTTTTCTATCTTTACGCTTTCTTGATAGTATAATAAGAAATTCTttaaatgtaatttttaatagatCGCTgttatttccattttttgcttttaaaaatatactatTCAATTTTAGAATATTAAAATCTTCAAATATTTGAATATTGGATCTTTGCTTACATAGACAatgatgtttttttttaaaatctaatttaaatttaaaacagttttttttttttacctttTTGTTAGCATACTTATAAGAATACTCTATGGTTCTTCTAAAATCATaagtattatttttgttacttTTACTTAGatctaattttattttgtttttgttcaatttattaatataaaatagttGTTTCTCATTAATTctgttttcatttttttcaaagtATTTTCTGTTTTTAGTTATGCTGtctctttttaaaaatgtaccTTCATTATGTTTAGTTAAATTATTAGATGGATTTCTAAACAATAATAGAaagttatttataaaaaaattgttcaataatttaaatatataattttgaatGAGCTTTTCTGTTTCACTtactttataaaattttttttttacatattctgattttgtaattttttttttaaataataaaatgttaATGTTTAATATTTCATGAATAATAAAGTAAAGAACATGAGAAAATTGCTTATAGATATTATTATGTAGCAAAAAATTATTCCCTTTTTGATTGAAGTgataaaataacaaattactatatatattattaattttactcctgtataaatttattaatttattttctattttattgctttttaatcttttgtaaaaaatttcaaGGTAATAAAAGTTCTCAATTTCATTTActgtaatattattttttttgaataatatttctatttctatattttctattaaattattttttaaaattatattataaattataagcTGTTCACTTAAATGGAAATTTTGGAATTTTAAGTTATTGCTTTTATCATTTGATTTTAAACGAGTTGAATTGTTGTAActtaataaatcatttaaaaaactttttgtttctataatatttttttcttgtaagttattttcattattttttttaaaaaataacttatttttcaaattctCTTTTAagactttttttttgaaaatataaaagttctttttaatgaaattactaaatttagaataaaaatatttattttgtgtAATTTTTGTTGGggaaatatattttgaaaaatgcatatctaataaaatttaaaatagaaaaaaaattttaactttatttatttctgcTTTATTAGTTGCATcttgaaaaaatgaaaataaaaaataattagatAAATACAATTaagcaaaaataaaatttatgcaatttaaaagattaaaaacatttttttatttttttatttcattgtaATAAAAGAGAAATGTTGCTCATAAATGTAACTAAAcctaatttttatatattaaaaaaaaaaaaaatttgaaaatattagtaaaattaaaaaaaaacttgttataataaaaaaaaaaaaaataaataaaataataataaatcacTTAACACAGTATTTACAGAAATTATATTagtaatttataatattattaaggatatttttttatttttattttttttttttctaaaaaatattacaagtTAATCCAAAAGTTGTGTAGAATGaatgaagaattaaaaattattgaaaaagagtataaacatttttatgaaaaatttgaatatataaatgaaaatacatTTTGTATACATATTAAAATAGATGAAATTGAGgataatttttcaaatttaaaagaaaacaatttaaatctttatattaaatttcatTGTGATTTTTTTGAAGTATTGAATCAAAATTTAAttggagaaaaaaaatttgattgTATTGAACAAGTCTTTAATACATACTGTCctatatcatttaaaaagtttattatgcaaaaaattaaatgtaaaCTAAACTCAAATTTATgattatatttcattaaaataaataaataaataacaaaataattaaaatattacattTAAAGCAGAgtgttttttaaaaaagaattttttgaaCAAATTTACATAAAGTttcttttcaaaaaaaaagattaagtTTAATGGAATATGAGAATTtataattcattatatttcTACAATATTAATAGCACTATtaacaataatataaatgaattataatgaaaataattaattataatattaaaattttataaactaAAATAGTTATTAtgagaataaaaaaagaataaaaaataattatagcCTCTAATTTTACTCATTTATTGATAATTCTtgattttctattttaaatagaataattatttcttatataaatataaatgaatatttttattcatgtaaaaaaataaaataaaataaacaaattaaaataaaaaatgaataaagtatataaaatgtaaggaaataaaatttagtaaaaagtaaaaatttattgtaaaattaatatatatatacatatataatttttcagaTAGTTTAAATaccaaaataataaaattgttataacgaatttctatattatctttttataaaaatattctaaataaattattaaaataaatatcataCATTgaaaaagttttaaaaaaaaaaactttttatttttataaatatttcataaaataaatttaattcaaatataatttatagtGATTAAACTCAATAacacaatatatatatacaggaaaacatatatatatatgcagcATTATATGCAGGtttttaaagtttttttatatattaaagagtaaaataatattcacatataaaaagaaataatatttttttatttttacgaACATGAATGATTATATTAAAGTAGATTTAGTTCACAATttatataagaataaaaaatggacagaaatcaaattaaataaatttgacaaaattgaaaatataaaaaaaaaaatatatacacacACAGGAACACCTTATGATAATATGAATTTATATGCATATGATGAattaaatattgaaaaaactcaagtctttttaaataatgataaattatGTTTAAATGATTATAATGTTAAAGACAgttatattatttacataCAAGAAAAGAGCAAAACATTTACCaatgatttatataatattgatgatgaagaaaatttagaaaaattaaaacactTAAAATATCAAATTAAAGAAGAAGATTATAATAAAAGGCAAGATAGTATGAGAACTTTTCTAAGAAaattaagagaaaaaaaaaaagaagaaaatattaaattaaatgataataatcaaaatgcacataatatatatgatcatgaattatataaaattggGAATAGATGTAGAGTTAAAATGGGAGATAGAAGAGGAACACTAAAATTTGTTGGaaacttaaaaaataacagTGAATTTTTTGTTGGAGTTGACTTAGATGAACCCCTAGGTAATTCAAATGGCTTTTATcataatgaatttttattcgAATGCAAAGGAGATAAATATGGTTATATAGGAAACATTAATTCAGTTGAAATGGGAGATTTTCCTCCTTTTGATATAATGAATTTAgaagaattttaaaaaatatatatattcattgcATTGATAACCATACTCaatataaaacataaaaaaactataaatatatatatgtataaaataaaaattattgatcATAATCTATATTATCGatattatgtaaaaataaacttaattttttttaaatattaataatacttTCTTTTTATGCATCCATaactttttcattttgttttattaatatattcattttcttttttttttttttatattattataattcacTCTATaggaattttttatattttgaattatttttatgtttttctaCAAAATTacaaattcttttttttgttaaaaaaaaattaatattttatatgaaatacgcattatttaaaagtttTTAGTTTTctacatttaaaattttttttattttttttcttgaattTACAAactttaacaaaaaaaattaaatgaaataaaagtttatttattaaaaaaatatacatgtacgaatgtatttattttttcaactatataaaaaaatttgagtttttttaatctcaaaaaaaaaaaaaaaaaatattttatcaccaaatataatatacaatattttaaaatttaaaaaattttgaatttattatttttttgtaattagaaatattaagttttttttttttttcttttttctttttttgtacaaaaatatacaattcttttttatattaaaaaaaaatttttttataaaaatataagaaattacaatttttatttttgtcttTATAAACAAAATGAGTGATAATGAACCAAAAAATATACTTCTTCAAGATTTAAAAGATTATACTAATAGTGATAAGAAATTTcctgatttattaaaaaaatatgtaaatgaAAATGCTTTAAATCAAAAAGATGCGGAAAAGTTAGTACAAAATGACAGAAAGAAAATTAGCagattaatatatttattcacTTATTATATCAAGCATTTAAAcatactaatatatataaatatgcatgaaatatatattattatatatattaatcaatattaaatgatatttttttaatttaatgtaataaaaattatttcttaatttttttttttttttcacagATTTTTAAAGGAATTTGATGATTCTTATTTAAAACAGATGAATCTAGATGAATTAGAATTATTATGTTCATTGAtactaaaaaagaaaaacataaCGGTTAAATAAGATTATTcatgataaaaaataaatatagttATATACgtgaaattcttttttataagacaaaataacaaaaaatagaataaagtattgaaatatatttatctaaATGAACTATTAAAGataatgattttaataattaacgatttaaataaaagtaaataatacTGTAGAATTGTACATAAGacattaattaaaatattctaaaagaaaatatttaaaatcatATACAAACacaaatattaaaatgtaGGTGcttgaaataatattttttttactttttttttttttttaatttatgatTTTATGATAATGCAGCAGTTCTCTCATATACTGCAAAGATAAAAGATCTTTTtctatatctattttttttgatatataattaattacaTTAGcgtaattttcattttctaaaatataaaactttttttttctaaatataaaatgaatcatatgaaataataatttgaaaGCTACTCTTCTCACAAGgaaatttttgttttgaataaaaaagttGCCTATAGTAAATCCATCAACTATGACATCATCTATGTATAAATATGAATTACTtgaacaattaaaaaataaagtatacgaagaaattaaatataatattaaagaagAATCAGATGAgtaaaacttttttattttatattcatcaTAATCTAAGTttatcatttctttttttgtgctaagacaaaataattttgtatatatactactaaaaaagaaatcgcatacttttaaaaaattgtttatctttttttttttattgatgtTCTTATCGTGCAATGTTTTAGTATTTTCATTGTGTTTTTTTGtggcaatttttttttcttcatactTTTCTAATGAACTTTCATCTCTTAGTAAATCATCTGATATATCTTTTTCAGATATAATGGAATCATTTTGTTCTTCTACatcataaattatattattatcatttgattgtattttattattcaatTGATATTTACTGTTAgttaaacttttatttttattttcataatgattgttttttattattattttatctacGTTCTTATAAGAGCAATTTCCATTGAAAAAGTTTTCAaattcattataaaaattttccgAAAAATGTGTTAAATCACgttcttcatttaaaaaatgtttgtttttcattattctttttgaaaaattcATATCTTTCATAAGATTTTTTATATGCTCGAATATTTCATTAAGCTTAATGTTGtttgataaatataaagcTGTAAATTGAAGTGATAAcaacataaacattttttgaatattggaataaaaattagagtaaatattattaaaaacaaatttacTTATATTATCAGGTGAATTAATACACAATAAAAccatattaaataatttataggTTAAGAAATAATCCTTtcctttatttataatagataaattgtttaatgataatagaacttcatatatatttgaacCAATATAAGATAATATGTCACATTTCTTAATTAAACGTGGTAAGAAAATTACAGTCTGGCATATTCGAAAAGTTTCCTCTTcgtaattttcttttttttcatttaattttaaaacatcATTATTAGTatcttcatcatttttttcaatgtAATTTGCTCTTTCCTTTAATCTATTTAAACATTCAAATAAATCTTCCGATGGGtctatatacatatatttattgatATCAATGTCTaaataaaattcattttctCTTTCTaattttactaaaaattctttttcttcaagatcatataaatcattttctattatattacTAGCGTTTTGTACcattaaattattctttattattttctttttcttatatatattacatttatttaaaataatattacttACATCCtcattattaatttcatttttatcttctttttctttatctttttgttttttaaattcacCTTCAAATTCACGTTTTTCAAATTGATTTTTACTAAATATGCTTTCTTCAGCCCCTATTTCATCTTCATATCTATCATCATTTACTTCATCATTCACTTCATCATCATTTACTTCATCATTcatttcatcattttcatcATCATTCACTTCATCACTCATTTCATCATGTTCATCATCATTTACTTCATCATCCACTTCATCATGTTCATCATCATTTACTTCATCATTcatttcatcattttcattaacaTTTTTCTTGTCTAAACCATCATctccttttttatattcacaTTTAATTTTCTGACTTTTGgttgtttcttttttctcttctttgtatatatttattaaatgttgTGTAAATTGTTCTTCTTGTTTATCTAGTTTATTGTTATctgatttttctttattattatcaatatttagcattgattttatttttttaagagaatattcttttattttaaattttttttttatattttttattaaaatcaaATCATCTAagtacataaattttttttgtttaattacTTTAAAAGACAAAATTTGTTTTGGTAAGTAATCTATTGGATGATGTAAATTtggaaaaattaatttattgcATTCATCACTATTCTCAGACTCATTTTTCTTATgtatagatttttttttttttttttctttaaatgatTGATTATTAACATAGTAACTAAAATATTCTGCCAATATTTGTCCACAGTGTAAAGATACTTCGTCActacatttaaataaattctGTATTCTATtagaaatattttcaaatatgtttatgttatatatatttatgttgtatataaaaagttCCTCCTTTGATAACAtttcaaaattatataaattttttgcaatttttttatttatatttttaatatgtttaccaaatgtatataataatttacttaaaacaatagaaataaaaactttttcTGTTTCTTCTTGTTCATCATCagagaaaatatttaaaatatagaaaaatatttcttttaaaaacttTGCTGATAATATTTCTATGCTATATTCATCCATATCATtctcattttcatttaaaaactCGTTTTCTAATTCATtagttatttcaaaataacttctcttttcatttttaattgaagCTGAAtgaattatcttttttttcttataattttttttaaaaattgatataaataaaattgatttacggctaattaaattatttattacgTCAATGATAGCGATAACATAGCATACAGGTAAGCAATTCTTTGAAAATggattaaaaaaagtttccaaaaaatatgaattccATTCATATAGAAGAAcgatattaataattatatttaaaatgacattgacatttttattaaataagcatatatataacatattattgttttcaataatattaataaatggtaataattttttcatcacacatgataaaaatattttatcttcattttgGGTGCAATGTAAATGTAGATAATAGAATATATTTTccataataaaatttaaattaattagtaaatttaatttcatttcaTCTTTTGAATATactatattctttttatttttattattatccttACTTATTTCGTtgtctttatttatttcttttttctctttatcATAGCATGTACTCTTTTCCATAAAACTTACTTCATATtgtagaaatatatataatagggTAGAGCAAAATGAATTACACATAttcaaatttataatttttttagttaaattaataactttttcataatttatattaaattctCTTGAGGAAAGCCAACTAAAAGCACATAATTgaactatatttttataaaaacctTTTTCATTGAGTTCTTGAGGAATAACatgattataaatatataaatttcttttttcatcattactTTTTAATCCTTTTGTTAtgcatttaaataataaaaaaggaaaagaaaaataagcttttgttattttattaatgtcttcataataattttctaaAGCTTTGTTGAAATTgctataattaaaaattttattttgaaatgtatcctttttatttctagAAGTGTTttctaaataattaaaatcgtgtaatatgtttatattttgtaaataCTTTATTATAATACTTTGATCTATGTATATAAACTTCATTAAATCAATTATAAAAGACCAATTCTCTAAAGGAATGTTAAcattttgtaaaattaaGGAACGAAAAACTCTGTTAAGCACTATTATAATCCATTCACTAAAATATATGCCagaaaaaaaactttttttatttttatttctttttttttgtatagtattgatattattatttatcaaaaaatt encodes the following:
- a CDS encoding tubulin-specific chaperone, putative, which produces MNDYIKVDLVHNLYKNKKWTEIKLNKFDKIENIKKKIYTHTGTPYDNMNLYAYDELNIEKTQVFLNNDKLCLNDYNVKDSYIIYIQEKSKTFTNDLYNIDDEENLEKLKHLKYQIKEEDYNKRQDSMRTFLRKLREKKKEENIKLNDNNQNAHNIYDHELYKIGNRCRVKMGDRRGTLKFVGNLKNNSEFFVGVDLDEPLGNSNGFYHNEFLFECKGDKYGYIGNINSVEMGDFPPFDIMNLEEF